In Hyla sarda isolate aHylSar1 chromosome 9, aHylSar1.hap1, whole genome shotgun sequence, the following proteins share a genomic window:
- the LOC130291988 gene encoding mucin-2-like, with protein MPGGSTSTGPSTASAASSTSGGSTATGPSTASAASTTSGGSTSTGPSTASAASTTSGGSTATGPSMATTATTDSNSNTASTISKGQTSITNAGQTSTPATASTTANNIAAGTGRRLPYWAIILIALAAAVAALLGLFALFSVLGLFNFGSFLSLGGSNVLPTTASNFPGTSNCTSYYPNDSYWNNNPEPEHFRPQPCPDSQPPRHPPRCSPRDAPHGGEHLHHNPGHHNISPNNDHTHPTCEGGRGHHGV; from the exons ATGCCAGGAGGATCAACATCTACTGGACCTTCAACAGCTTCTGCAGCTTCAAGTACGTCAGGAGGATCAACAGCTACTGGACCTTCCACAGCTTCTGCAGCTTCAACTACATCAGGAGGATCAACATCTACTGGACCTTCCACAGCTTCTGCAGCTTCAACTACGTCAGGAGGATCAACAGCTACTGGACCTTCCATGGCTACTACAGCTACAACTGACTCAAATTCTAACACTGCTTCAACTATTAGTAAGGGACAAACTTCTATTACCAATGCAGGCCAAACATCCACACCAGCAACAGCCAGTACTACGGCCAACA ATATTGCTGCCGGTACCGGACGCCGCCTTCCATACTGGGCAATTATCCTCATAGCGTTGGCAGCAGCGGTTGCTGCACTTTTAGGCCTATTTGCCTTATTTTCG GTCTTGGGTTTATTTAACTTTGGAAGTTTCCTGTCTCTCGGCGGCTCCAATGTTCTGCCGACTACCGCGAGCAATTTTCCCGGCACCTCAAACTGCACATCATACTATCCCAACGATTCCTATTGGAACAATAACCCGGAGCCGGAACACTTTCGTCCACAACCCTGTCCTGACTCCCAACCGCCAAGACATCCACCAAGGTGCAGCCCACGTGATGCGCCCCACGGAGGAGAACACCTGCATCATAACCCAGGTCACCACAATATTAGCCCCAACAACGATCACACCCATCCCACCTGTGAAGGAGGACGAGGACACCATGGAGTATAA